In Pseudoroseomonas cervicalis, the DNA window TCGACCGCTTCTGCCGCGGCACCGAGGCGCTGGATGCCTCCGGCCGCCGCCACCGCGGCGTGCTGACCGGCGACGACATGGCCCGCTGGCGCGCGCCCGTGGAGGCACCGCTGGCCTATGAGTATCGCGGCACCACCCTGCTGAAATGCGGCCCCTGGAGCCAGGGCCCCGCCATGCTGCAGACCTTCGCGCTGCTCTCGGGCTTCGACATCGGCGCCATGGACACGCTGGGCGCGGAGTTCGTGCACCATGTGGTGGAGGCGATGAAGCTCGCCTTCGCCGACCGGGAGGCCTTCTATGGCGATCCCGACTTCACCGACGTGCCGATGCAGATTCTGCTCTCCGAGGCCTACAACGCGGAGCGCCGCAAGCTGATCGGCGATCGGGCCTCGCTGGCGCTGCGCCCGGGCAGCATCCCCGGCCATGCCGGCTGGGTCGACCATGCGGCGGAATCCCGCGTGGCGATGCTGGGCGCCGCGGCCGGCGCGGGCGAGCCCACCGTCTCCCGCCTCGGCGTCTCCGGCGCCGACACCTGCCATGTCGATGTCATCGACCGCTGGGGCAACATGGTCTCGGCCACACCCTCGGGCGGCTGGCTGCAATCCTCGCCGGCCATTCCGGAACTGGGCTTCTGCCTGGGCACGCGCGGCCAGATGTTCTGGCTGGATGAGAGCCTGCCGAACGGGCTGAAGCCCGGCAAGCGGCCGCGCACCACCCTCTCCCCCGGCATGGCGCTGCGCGACGGCAAGCCCTGGATGGCCTTCGGCACCCCGGGTGGCGAGCAGCAGGACCAGTGGCAGCCCATCATGCTGGCGCGCATGCTGGACCATGGGCTGAACATCCAGCAGGCGATCGACGCGCCCTCCTTCCACACCGAGCACTGGCCCTCCTCCTTCTGGCCGCGCGTGGCGCGCCCGGGCAAGGTGGTGCTGGAGGGCCGCTTCGCGCCCGAGGTGCTGGCGGCGCTGCAGGCGCGCGGCCACCAGGCGGAGATGGGCGGCGACTGGTCGGAGGGCCGCCTCTCCGCCGTGCGGCAGGAGCCGGATGGGCAGATCTTCGCGGGTGCCAATCCGCGCGGCATGCAGGGCTACGCAGTCGGGCGCTGAAACGCGCAAAACAGGAAAGGCGGGGGAGCGACCTCCCCCGCCTTTGCCATTTCCGGATGCCCCTGGGTCAGCGCAGGGTCGAGGGCTCTTCCTCGGCCCAGTCGCGCAGCAGGGTGAAGCCCACCGCCAGCAGCACCGGCCCCAGGAACAGACCGAGGAAGCCGAAGGCGAACACCCCGCCCAGCGCGCCGAGGATGGTCAGCAGCAGCGGCAGATCGGCGCCGCGGCTGATCAGCCAGGGGCGGATCACATTGTCCACGCTGCTGATGCCGCCGGCGCCATAGACCAGCAGGAACAGCCCCCAGCCGGTGGAGCCCTGGCTGAACAGCCACAGCGCGGCAGGCAGCCAGACCAGCGGCGCCCCCACCGGCAGCACCGAGATGATGCCGGCGATGACCGCCAGCAGCGCCGGCTGCGGCACGCCGGAGATCCACAGCCCGAAGCCGGTCATCAGCCCCTGCGCCACCGCCGTGCCGAGCAGGCCATAGACCACGCCGGTGGTGACATTGGCGGTCAGCTGCACCAGCCGCCGCGCCTGGGAGCCGGCGATGCGCACCACCAGCCCTTCCAGCCCCGCCGCCATGCGCGGCCCGTCGCGGTAGAAGAAGAAGGAGAGCAGGATCGCCAGGATCAGCTCGGCCAGCCCCGACAGCACCGCCAGCAGCACGCCCAGCGCCTGCTGCGCGATCGCCCCGGCATAGGGGCGCAGCATGTCGGCCAGCGGCGTGAAGTCGAGCTGCAGCGCGTCCCAGCGCTCGCGCAGGAATTCGCCCACCCAGGGGATGCGCCCCAGCCAGTCGCTGAGCCCGGGCAGGCCGGAGGCCACCAGGGTCTCGACGCTGTTGCGCAGCCCCTCGACATCCTCGGCGCGGATCGGCGTCGCGAAGAGCAGAGGCAGCCCGACCAGCAGCATCTCCAGCGTCACCATCACCAGCGCCGCCAGGCCGGGCGACAGCCGCAGCCGGTCGCGCAGCGTGCGGTAGGCGGGCCAGGTGCAGAAGGCCAGGATGGCCGCCCAGAGCAGCGCCGAGAGGAAGGGGCGCAGCACCAGGAAGCAGCCGATCAGCAGCGCCGCCAGCGCCGCCAGCCCGAGCAGCCGCGCCGGCTGCAGCCCCCGCTCGGGGGAGGAAGAGGATTGCATGGCGTGACATTGCCCGAGCGCCCGCGCTTCCGCCAGCGCCGCCCCCGCCCTGTCACGCGGGCTTGCCCGGCGCGGGCCGGGCCGGCCGCACTTGTCTGACAACCCCTTGCGCTTCCCGCTCAGCCCTCTAGCGTGCCGGGCGCGCCGCCGGGCCAGCCCGGCCAGCCCCGCAGAGGGCCGATCCAGGAGGAAGAGCATGCCGCGCTTCGCCGCGAATCTGTCGATGATGTTCCAGGAGCTGCCCTTCCTGGACCGCTTTGCCGCGGCCCGCGCGGCGGGCTTCGAGGCGGTGGAGTTCCTCTTCCCCTATGACTTCCCCGCCAGCGAGATCGCCGCGCGGCTGGCCGATCACGGGCTGCAGCAGGTGCTGTTCAACGCGCCCCCCG includes these proteins:
- a CDS encoding gamma-glutamyltransferase family protein, which encodes MFTTRPEIAATFGAVGSTHWIASQVAMAVLERGGNAFDAAAAAGFTLQVAEPHLNGPLGDCPIIVHDARAGTQHVICGQGPAPAGLTVDHVKNGLGLDLIPGTGLLPAMVPGAFDAWATMLRDWGSWKLGEVLEFAIGYAERGIHYVPRIAATVESVRPLFEQEWKTSAALWLRDGGPRAGKLWANPTLAATYARVVREAEAAGGDRVAQIDAARRAWYEGFVAEAIDRFCRGTEALDASGRRHRGVLTGDDMARWRAPVEAPLAYEYRGTTLLKCGPWSQGPAMLQTFALLSGFDIGAMDTLGAEFVHHVVEAMKLAFADREAFYGDPDFTDVPMQILLSEAYNAERRKLIGDRASLALRPGSIPGHAGWVDHAAESRVAMLGAAAGAGEPTVSRLGVSGADTCHVDVIDRWGNMVSATPSGGWLQSSPAIPELGFCLGTRGQMFWLDESLPNGLKPGKRPRTTLSPGMALRDGKPWMAFGTPGGEQQDQWQPIMLARMLDHGLNIQQAIDAPSFHTEHWPSSFWPRVARPGKVVLEGRFAPEVLAALQARGHQAEMGGDWSEGRLSAVRQEPDGQIFAGANPRGMQGYAVGR
- a CDS encoding AI-2E family transporter, whose product is MQSSSSPERGLQPARLLGLAALAALLIGCFLVLRPFLSALLWAAILAFCTWPAYRTLRDRLRLSPGLAALVMVTLEMLLVGLPLLFATPIRAEDVEGLRNSVETLVASGLPGLSDWLGRIPWVGEFLRERWDALQLDFTPLADMLRPYAGAIAQQALGVLLAVLSGLAELILAILLSFFFYRDGPRMAAGLEGLVVRIAGSQARRLVQLTANVTTGVVYGLLGTAVAQGLMTGFGLWISGVPQPALLAVIAGIISVLPVGAPLVWLPAALWLFSQGSTGWGLFLLVYGAGGISSVDNVIRPWLISRGADLPLLLTILGALGGVFAFGFLGLFLGPVLLAVGFTLLRDWAEEEPSTLR